ACCGCGAGCAGGATGCCGTCGCGTTCGAAGACCTCGCGTTCGTGGGCGAAGTAGATCGACGGCAGCTCAAGGTTTTCCAGCTCGATGTAGCGCCAGATGTCCAGCTCGGTCCAGTTCGACAGCGGGAACACCCGCACCTGTTCACCCTTGCGGATGCGGCCGTTGTACAGCGACCACGGTTCGGGGCGCTGGGCGCGCGGATCCCACTGGCCGAATTCGTCGCGGAAGCTCAGGATGCGCTCCTTGGCCCGGGCGCGTTCCTCGTCACGGCGGGCGCCGCCGAACGCCGCGTCGAACCCGCCGGCCTCCAACGCGTCGAGCAGCGTGCGGGTCTGCTGCCGGTTGCGCGACGCTCCGGGCCCCGGATCGGCTACGCGGCCGCTGTCGATGGTCTCCTGCACCGACCCGACGAGAAGCTTGTGCCCATGCCCGGTGGTGCGGCGGTCGCGGAACTCGATGACCTCCGGGAAATTGTGGCCGGTGTCCACGTGGAGCACCGGGAACGGCAGTGGCGAAGGCTGGAAAGCCTTCTCGGCCAACCTCAACAGGACGATGGAGTCCTTGCCGGCGGAGAACAGCAGCACCGGCCGCTGCAGCTCGGCCACCACCTCCCGGATGATGTGCACGGCTTCGGCTTCCAGCAGCCGCAGCTCGTCGACGTGCAAGAGATCGAGACTCATACCGGCAGGCCCTCCTTCTCGGCGTCACGGCGGTAGCGGTCCACCCATTCGTCGGACCGCTGATCGGCCTGGCGTTCCAGCACCGGCTGCGGGGCCAGTCGCGGGTCCAGGCCGAGCGCTTCCAGCACCGTGGCCACCACGGTCGTGAGGTTGCGCCACAGGTAGGGATACGACACCTCGATGGGCGAGATGTTCTCCTCGGCGAACCAGGAGCGCCAGCCCTCCTCCTGGGCCTGCAGCAGTCTGACCACGTGGGCGATGGCGCCGGCGTGATACTCGGCGCGGGCATCGCGTACCGGGTCGGCCCGGCCGCGCCAGACCCTGGTCTGCACCGCCCGCCAGAACGAAACCGCCTGTGAGACAACATCGGGACGGTAGACATGGATCAGCACCGGGTCGCTGCCGATGACATCGCGGATCGCGGCGAGCAGTCCGGGCCCGGAACGCTCGGGTAGGCCCTCTGCGCGTTCCAGCAGCAACGGGGTCTGGTTCCACATCAGCTTGCCGCCCCACACCCCGTTGGGGGTGCGGCCGACGGTGCGGATGTAATCGCGCCAGATCTCGGACGGGGCCAGATCCGGCTTCCCCTCGACCAGCGGATCGAGCAGGCGCAGGATCGACTCGTCCTCGACACCGGCGAACCATTCGCGGGGCTGCGGCGACATGCTGGTGGTCGGCAGGTACTGGAAGAACTCCTGGGGCTCACCGGCCATCCCGGTGGAGCGCAGGGACTCCACCAGCAAGGTGCTGCCGCTGCGCTGGGAAGCGAGCACCAGGTAGGCAGTCGGATGATCTGGCATGGGCGAGACTCTAACCATCATTGATTTGCGGCGCCTATTCAAAGAAGCGTCAAGAGTTTTAATTCACCGAGATGAAAACTATTGGCGGGTATCGGTGATGCCACGGTCTGCGGCGATGGCGGATCGGCTGGTGGCGGGACGGCCGTGAATACTCAGATAAGTCTGGGTATAGCGCTCGGAAATGCGGGTCCCGGCGAACTCGGAGGGGATGACGTCGAGGGTCTTCTGGCGCCAGTCGTTCAGTAGGAGCGCGAGGTTCTCGGCGATCGCCTCGGCCTTGTCCGTGGCATCGGGTCCCAGCAGGTTGTTGCGTTCGGCCGGATCGGCGACGAGGTCGTACAGTTCACGGTCCGGTCGAGGGCTCAGGACCGTGTCGCCGAGAGCTCGTGCGGGCGGGCTGTCGGCAATATCCCACGGCAGATCCAACAATGGTCGTGCCGCGTAATTCTCGATATAGCTGTATTCCTTTGTGCGGATCGCACGAATGGGGTCGAAAGAATCGTGATAGGTCTTTGTGGTGTACACCTCGGACCGGATCTCATCGGTCTCAGTTGAGGTGGCCGTGAGGTTGCTGGCGTGTGACAACCCCTCGACCTCGGCGGGGATCACGACCCCGAGTAACTCCAGCAGGGTGGGCAACAGATCGACGCCGCTGAACAACTCGTCGTAGCGGCGAGGAGCAATCGAAGAACCCCGCGGCGGGCGCACGATCAATGCGATGCCGGTGCCGGCGTCGTACAGCGTCGACTTGGCCCGGGGCAGTGCGGGCCCGTGATCGGTCATGAAGACCACCCAGGTGTTCTCGTCGAGCCCGGCCGCGGTGAGGGCGTCCAGCAGTTCGCCCACCTTCGCATCGGCAACCGCAATCGACCCGTAGAACTCGGCGAGGTCGTCGCGCACCTCAGAGCTGTCGGGCAGGTAGGCGGGCACCGCGACGGATCCCGATTCGGCCGGCTCGTAGCGGTCCCGCGGGTAGGGGCGATGAGTCTCGAAGAACCCGGTGGTCAGCAGGAACGGCTGTTGCGGAGCGTCGGCCAGCCACGCGGTGGCCTGTTCGACGACGTACTCGCAGAACGAATTCGACACGTCGAATTCGTGATAGCCGAGGTTCGCCGGGTACGACGTCTCGTGCTGCATACCGAACAGCGCTGTGTGCCAGCCTGATTCAGCGAGGATATGCGGCAGGGTACGCACTCCGGCGCGGTACTCCCAGCCGTGGTGGGCCAGGCCCACCAGACCGTTGCTCTGCGGGTACCTTCCGGTGAACAGCGAACCCCGCGACGGTGAGCACAGCGGCGCGGTGGCGTGTGCGCGGGTGAACAGGATCCCCTCGGCGGCGAGCTGGTCGAGGTGTGGGCTGGCCACATCGGGGTGGCCGTATACGCCGAGGTAGCGCCCGAGATCATGCCAGTGCACGACCAGCAGGTTCTGCTGTTGCGGCTCGGTCACGTCACATCCTTTCCATCCACACTACGACCGAACCGTCTGAGCTTGCCGTCCGCAACCGTTTGGCTCACCGAGAGCTACTTAATCGCCGCGGGGTCATCGGTAGGGTGGGGTCATGCCGACCGCCACCGAACCCGCTGCGGTCAGCGGCTATGAGGCCCGCTGGGAGCAGCACAACACCGAGCGGCGGGCCCAGATTCTGCAGGCGGCGGTCGCGTTGATCGAGGAGAATCCTCCGGGCGCCGAGATCTCCATGGCGCGAATCGCTGACCGCGCTGGACTGGCGAAGTCGGTGGTGTACCGCCAGTTCAGCGGCAAAGACGAGCTTGAGCGCCGCGTCCGGTCCTTCGTGTTCGACGATTTCGCGGCGGTGCTGGACACCAACCTCGACGTCTCTAACGGATCCTTGCGCGACATCCTGACCCGCACCGTGGCGGCGGTGGCCGACTGGATGCTCGACCATCCGCGGCTCGACGAGTTCGTCCGGCGCGGCCCCACGTATGACAGCGACGGCTCGCTGGACGCGGTCAGCGAGCTCAAGCTGCGCATGACCAGGCAGTCCGAGGGGATCATCGCCACGATCGCGCAGACCATCGGGGTGGATGACAGCGCGTTCAAGACCGTCCCGTTCGCGGTGGTGACGATGGTGGAGGCCACGTTGTCGGC
Above is a window of Mycolicibacterium boenickei DNA encoding:
- a CDS encoding TetR/AcrR family transcriptional regulator — its product is MPTATEPAAVSGYEARWEQHNTERRAQILQAAVALIEENPPGAEISMARIADRAGLAKSVVYRQFSGKDELERRVRSFVFDDFAAVLDTNLDVSNGSLRDILTRTVAAVADWMLDHPRLDEFVRRGPTYDSDGSLDAVSELKLRMTRQSEGIIATIAQTIGVDDSAFKTVPFAVVTMVEATLSAWIRGAAPERSREEIVTHLADFGWYVLDGAARASGLDINRDDELTSVIAGLMNREDG
- a CDS encoding sulfatase family protein; this encodes MTEPQQQNLLVVHWHDLGRYLGVYGHPDVASPHLDQLAAEGILFTRAHATAPLCSPSRGSLFTGRYPQSNGLVGLAHHGWEYRAGVRTLPHILAESGWHTALFGMQHETSYPANLGYHEFDVSNSFCEYVVEQATAWLADAPQQPFLLTTGFFETHRPYPRDRYEPAESGSVAVPAYLPDSSEVRDDLAEFYGSIAVADAKVGELLDALTAAGLDENTWVVFMTDHGPALPRAKSTLYDAGTGIALIVRPPRGSSIAPRRYDELFSGVDLLPTLLELLGVVIPAEVEGLSHASNLTATSTETDEIRSEVYTTKTYHDSFDPIRAIRTKEYSYIENYAARPLLDLPWDIADSPPARALGDTVLSPRPDRELYDLVADPAERNNLLGPDATDKAEAIAENLALLLNDWRQKTLDVIPSEFAGTRISERYTQTYLSIHGRPATSRSAIAADRGITDTRQ
- the stf0 gene encoding trehalose 2-sulfotransferase codes for the protein MPDHPTAYLVLASQRSGSTLLVESLRSTGMAGEPQEFFQYLPTTSMSPQPREWFAGVEDESILRLLDPLVEGKPDLAPSEIWRDYIRTVGRTPNGVWGGKLMWNQTPLLLERAEGLPERSGPGLLAAIRDVIGSDPVLIHVYRPDVVSQAVSFWRAVQTRVWRGRADPVRDARAEYHAGAIAHVVRLLQAQEEGWRSWFAEENISPIEVSYPYLWRNLTTVVATVLEALGLDPRLAPQPVLERQADQRSDEWVDRYRRDAEKEGLPV
- the cysD gene encoding sulfate adenylyltransferase subunit CysD, which translates into the protein MSLDLLHVDELRLLEAEAVHIIREVVAELQRPVLLFSAGKDSIVLLRLAEKAFQPSPLPFPVLHVDTGHNFPEVIEFRDRRTTGHGHKLLVGSVQETIDSGRVADPGPGASRNRQQTRTLLDALEAGGFDAAFGGARRDEERARAKERILSFRDEFGQWDPRAQRPEPWSLYNGRIRKGEQVRVFPLSNWTELDIWRYIELENLELPSIYFAHEREVFERDGILLAVSEYTAPAGSETAAVEWVRYRTVGDLTITGAVRSQATTIDRVISEISAATVSERGETRADDRTSVAAMEDRKREGYF